A genomic region of Streptococcus suis contains the following coding sequences:
- a CDS encoding DUF1430 domain-containing protein — translation MKGKFVLVSTIILAVFMIWLGVSQKETMLVHYYPSVTTLSASEDVTYSDVQQRLEEYSQQTDSVIARRVIEPSTSGGRTFSYDNFSKSPLPRGLEEFQASEKVESALLTKYFIFQGKATVEELRSLLVSLGFDEVQIRKPSTIATLLAFLTQGGQFLAILVFLITYMALVVIANVRQLRTAGIRLIAGDSRWHLFWLSLQENAKEIALTIPFAVLPAVGLAYLIGLDSYSVYYLIAALVGYHFLLGLIALFFAATFTLGIRTYHFLPLLKGKMPLQGILTIMVMGQMLALLVVSLGMAQTFYYSGIWQEYQAGARQWEKEEDYHSLAWNIAADGHSGLNSPENWYPLLKQALEEDGALFVKSNLNAYLMGSQLEDGTSLDSYHPAGNTLYVSPNYLQIQDVDLSDEALPSLQEGEFQLLLPETLRPESDRYLHLYQDYINRMVRPANQASSATIKGKVAYLKDGQKQFIYNHRSGQHVQYLKDPILVVLAPSSLGEESADFWLNEVDSSILFKNRDKLLRELKARNLFQFVNEVRSSSSLFTELLDRIRIETISTSMGAILGIVASIILFNTMNLLYFEEFKRDIFIKEIAGMDFLGIHKKYLTFQLLSLLLALGASMVVTGHIFISSISFALFMVNALCLLRWQARKEGAWNIRILKGA, via the coding sequence ATGAAAGGAAAATTTGTACTTGTATCGACGATCATTCTAGCCGTCTTTATGATTTGGTTGGGGGTTAGCCAAAAGGAGACTATGCTAGTTCATTATTATCCTTCTGTGACCACCTTGTCGGCATCTGAGGACGTGACTTACTCAGATGTACAACAGCGATTAGAGGAATATTCTCAACAGACGGATAGTGTGATTGCCAGGCGGGTGATTGAGCCAAGTACATCAGGTGGACGTACCTTTTCCTATGATAATTTTAGTAAATCTCCCCTGCCGAGAGGGCTGGAGGAATTTCAGGCATCAGAAAAGGTGGAGTCTGCGCTTTTAACCAAATATTTTATTTTCCAAGGGAAAGCGACGGTAGAGGAGCTTCGGTCTCTTCTGGTTTCGCTTGGATTTGACGAGGTTCAGATTCGGAAGCCTTCGACTATTGCTACTTTACTCGCATTTCTGACACAAGGTGGTCAATTCTTAGCCATACTGGTCTTTCTTATTACCTATATGGCTTTGGTCGTGATTGCCAATGTAAGGCAGTTGCGTACAGCAGGCATCCGTTTGATTGCAGGAGATTCACGCTGGCATCTGTTTTGGCTATCTCTACAGGAAAATGCGAAAGAGATAGCACTGACTATCCCATTTGCGGTTCTTCCAGCAGTTGGACTGGCCTATCTCATCGGATTAGATAGCTATTCCGTCTATTATCTGATCGCAGCTCTAGTAGGCTATCATTTCTTGCTTGGTTTGATTGCCCTTTTTTTCGCTGCTACATTTACCTTGGGCATTCGGACCTATCACTTTTTACCTTTGTTAAAAGGGAAGATGCCCCTGCAAGGAATCCTGACCATTATGGTTATGGGGCAAATGCTGGCTCTACTGGTGGTGTCATTGGGTATGGCTCAAACCTTCTATTATTCAGGAATTTGGCAAGAATACCAAGCGGGTGCCCGGCAGTGGGAGAAAGAAGAGGATTACCATAGTTTGGCTTGGAACATTGCTGCGGATGGTCACTCAGGACTAAATTCGCCTGAAAATTGGTATCCTTTACTAAAGCAAGCTTTGGAGGAAGACGGCGCGCTCTTTGTCAAAAGTAATTTGAATGCCTATTTAATGGGCTCCCAACTGGAAGATGGGACAAGCCTTGACAGTTACCATCCAGCTGGAAACACCCTCTACGTTAGTCCAAATTATTTGCAGATACAGGATGTAGACTTGTCGGACGAAGCATTACCTTCTCTACAAGAAGGAGAATTTCAACTTCTATTACCTGAAACATTGCGTCCTGAAAGTGATAGGTATCTCCATCTTTACCAAGATTATATCAATCGTATGGTTAGACCTGCTAATCAAGCAAGCTCAGCTACCATTAAGGGAAAAGTTGCCTATTTAAAAGATGGGCAGAAGCAATTTATCTACAATCATCGTTCTGGTCAGCATGTGCAATATTTGAAAGACCCTATTTTAGTTGTGCTGGCACCGTCAAGTCTGGGAGAGGAATCTGCTGATTTTTGGTTGAATGAAGTAGATAGCAGTATTTTATTTAAAAACAGGGATAAACTTTTGCGCGAATTGAAGGCAAGAAATCTGTTTCAGTTTGTCAATGAAGTGAGAAGTAGTTCCTCTCTCTTTACAGAACTTTTAGACCGTATTCGGATAGAGACCATTTCAACATCTATGGGTGCTATTTTAGGGATTGTGGCATCAATTATCCTGTTTAATACCATGAATCTATTATACTTCGAAGAGTTTAAACGTGATATTTTTATCAAAGAAATTGCAGGGATGGATTTTTTGGGAATCCATAAGAAATACCTAACGTTCCAACTGCTTTCCCTCTTGTTGGCTCTTGGAGCAAGCATGGTAGTGACAGGTCACATTTTCATAAGTAGTATCAGTTTTGCCTTGTTTATGGTCAATGCCCTCTGTTTATTGAGGTGGCAGGCGAGGAAAGAAGGAGCTTGGAATATCCGTATTTTGAAAGGAGCCTAG
- a CDS encoding ABC transporter ATP-binding protein, translated as MFSIQSIQKKFGKRSLFSDVTLDLQAGKVYALIGASGSGKTTLLNILAKLESYDAGDILYKGKDLKKLKPHLFFREELGYLFQNFGLLESQTIRENLDLGLIGQKLSKDERKSRQEAALDAVGLSYLDLSQPIYELSGGEAQRVALAKVILKNPPLILADEPTAALDPKSSQEIMDILLSLKSPERLIVIATHNPLIWERADLIIKMEDL; from the coding sequence ATGTTTTCTATCCAATCAATTCAAAAGAAATTTGGGAAACGTAGCTTGTTTTCTGATGTAACGCTAGACTTGCAGGCTGGAAAGGTCTATGCCTTGATAGGTGCCAGTGGTAGCGGAAAAACGACCTTGCTGAATATTTTAGCCAAGTTGGAGTCCTATGATGCAGGCGACATTCTCTACAAGGGGAAGGATTTGAAAAAGTTGAAGCCCCATCTCTTTTTTAGGGAGGAATTAGGCTATCTCTTTCAGAATTTTGGTCTTTTAGAAAGTCAGACAATCAGAGAAAATCTGGATTTGGGACTGATTGGTCAAAAATTGTCCAAAGACGAAAGGAAATCGAGGCAGGAAGCGGCACTTGATGCAGTTGGTCTATCTTATCTGGACCTGTCCCAGCCTATCTATGAACTCTCAGGAGGGGAAGCTCAACGGGTAGCACTTGCTAAAGTCATCCTGAAAAATCCTCCATTGATTTTAGCAGATGAGCCGACGGCTGCCTTAGATCCTAAGAGCTCCCAAGAAATTATGGATATTTTGTTATCCTTGAAGAGCCCAGAACGGCTAATTGTGATTGCGACCCATAATCCTTTGATTTGGGAGCGAGCAGACCTTATCATAAAAATGGAAGACTTGTAA
- a CDS encoding alanine/glycine:cation symporter family protein has product MLELFKAINNLVWGPPLLILLVGTGVYFTLRLGMFQVSKLPTAFRLIFSSDQSGQGDVSSFAALCTALAATVGTGNIVGVATAITTGGPGALFWMWVAAFFGMATKYAEGFLAIKYRTKDANGQAAGGPMHYITLGMGQKWKPLAVFFAISGVLVALLGMGTFSQVNSIASSMSSSFGLAPQLVSIVTAISIALFIFGGIEKISDVSTKIVPFMAILYILASLIVLVVHWNELLPTLGLVLKSAFSPAAAVGGFVGATVKEAIQRGIARGVFSNESGLGSAPIAAAAAKSDNPVEQGLISMTGTFIDTIIICTLTGLTILVTGQWSVEGLEGAPLTQAAFATVFGNAGSIALTISLVLFAFTTILGWSYYGERCIEFLFGTKSILPYRLLFVAMVALGGFLKLDLIWTIADIVNGLMALPNLIALLALSPVIIKETRQYFAKKK; this is encoded by the coding sequence ATGTTAGAACTATTTAAGGCTATCAACAATCTTGTTTGGGGACCGCCTCTCTTAATACTTTTGGTCGGTACGGGTGTTTACTTTACACTCCGTTTAGGGATGTTTCAAGTTAGCAAGTTACCAACCGCCTTTCGTCTGATTTTCTCTAGTGACCAGTCTGGTCAGGGAGATGTGTCTAGCTTTGCGGCTCTTTGTACAGCTTTGGCAGCGACAGTTGGTACGGGAAATATCGTCGGTGTGGCAACAGCCATTACGACAGGTGGACCAGGGGCTCTTTTCTGGATGTGGGTAGCAGCCTTTTTCGGGATGGCAACTAAGTATGCGGAAGGATTTTTAGCCATTAAATACCGTACCAAGGATGCCAACGGTCAAGCAGCAGGTGGACCTATGCACTATATCACCTTGGGGATGGGACAGAAGTGGAAACCCTTGGCTGTTTTCTTTGCTATCTCAGGTGTCCTCGTAGCGCTTTTGGGGATGGGGACATTTTCACAGGTTAATTCGATTGCATCTTCCATGTCTTCGAGTTTTGGATTAGCTCCCCAGTTGGTCAGCATTGTGACAGCCATTTCAATTGCTCTCTTTATCTTTGGGGGAATTGAAAAAATATCGGATGTTTCGACCAAAATCGTTCCTTTCATGGCAATTTTATACATTTTGGCAAGTTTGATAGTCTTGGTAGTTCACTGGAATGAACTGCTTCCGACACTTGGTTTGGTTCTGAAATCTGCCTTCTCACCTGCAGCAGCAGTAGGTGGCTTTGTAGGGGCAACTGTAAAAGAAGCAATCCAACGTGGTATTGCGCGTGGAGTGTTTTCAAATGAATCTGGTCTAGGTTCGGCGCCTATCGCAGCTGCGGCAGCCAAATCGGATAATCCTGTTGAGCAAGGTTTGATTTCTATGACGGGTACCTTTATCGATACGATTATTATCTGTACCTTAACAGGTTTGACAATCTTGGTGACAGGTCAGTGGTCTGTCGAAGGATTGGAAGGAGCTCCTCTGACACAGGCAGCTTTTGCAACAGTTTTTGGCAATGCAGGATCTATTGCCTTGACGATTAGTTTGGTACTTTTTGCTTTTACAACTATTCTCGGATGGTCTTACTATGGTGAACGCTGTATCGAGTTTCTATTCGGTACCAAATCCATCTTGCCTTATCGTCTGTTATTTGTGGCAATGGTAGCCCTTGGTGGTTTCCTCAAACTAGACTTGATTTGGACTATTGCCGATATTGTGAATGGTCTCATGGCCCTACCAAACTTGATTGCCTTACTAGCCCTCTCTCCTGTTATCATCAAGGAGACACGCCAGTATTTTGCAAAGAAGAAATAA
- a CDS encoding mechanosensitive ion channel family protein gives MNDFITKYLSQFNIEAIVTAGLNKVLSLVLLFVAFYIIKKIAKASVKKVLVPSLKVSTQDIGRQKTISRLVESILNYLLYFILIYCILSILGLPVSSLLAGAGIAGVAVGLGAQGFLSDLVNGFFILIERQFDVGDVVKLTNGPITISGTIVSMGIRTTQVRDADGTLHFIPNRNILVVSNQSRGDMRAQIDIPLKFNTDLEQVYRVIEEVNLREISNFDQITGVTVLGPQNAISGQFVFRVNLFVANGQQNKIYHQFFGFYQDALRQAGIDLPSSGPTVLK, from the coding sequence ATGAATGATTTTATTACCAAGTATTTGTCTCAATTTAATATTGAGGCCATTGTGACAGCGGGTCTAAATAAGGTTTTATCGCTTGTTTTACTCTTTGTTGCATTTTACATTATCAAGAAGATAGCCAAAGCTTCTGTGAAAAAGGTTTTGGTTCCCTCTCTAAAGGTATCTACACAAGACATTGGTCGTCAGAAGACCATCAGTCGTCTGGTAGAAAGCATCCTAAATTACCTACTCTACTTTATCCTTATCTACTGTATTTTGAGTATCCTCGGTTTACCAGTATCCAGTCTTCTTGCAGGAGCCGGGATTGCTGGGGTAGCTGTTGGGCTGGGCGCACAAGGCTTTCTCTCAGACTTGGTCAATGGATTCTTTATCTTAATTGAACGACAGTTTGATGTCGGAGATGTGGTTAAGTTAACCAACGGGCCCATTACCATTTCAGGAACCATCGTTAGCATGGGAATCCGAACGACACAAGTACGTGATGCAGATGGGACATTGCATTTTATTCCCAATCGCAACATTCTAGTGGTGTCCAATCAGTCAAGAGGGGACATGCGTGCTCAAATCGATATTCCGCTCAAATTTAATACCGATTTGGAACAAGTCTATCGCGTAATAGAAGAGGTCAATTTGAGAGAAATCAGCAATTTTGACCAGATTACAGGTGTGACTGTATTAGGTCCCCAAAACGCTATTTCGGGACAGTTTGTATTTCGTGTTAATCTTTTCGTAGCCAACGGTCAACAGAACAAGATCTATCATCAATTCTTTGGTTTTTATCAAGATGCTCTGCGTCAAGCAGGAATAGATTTACCTTCAAGTGGACCAACTGTTTTAAAATAA
- a CDS encoding DUF4352 domain-containing protein, with product MQTKDFVVENGQMYYKKKPLHKQPLFWTTIAGAVLSFILGVTCFIFMIGLSAANFDNWDTGSDGYIDETVEYTEYQVGDSVDFSDGLHVTVTSMGKDDSIELVDSYYSTAYVVEMEVENSTAEELYFDEYYFSLMDPVSQIPFSLDLRTYDVNLVEKLKPGEKVQVKLIYGIDDETNFGFTYEDAMWTELVAEGI from the coding sequence ATGCAAACAAAAGATTTTGTCGTTGAAAATGGGCAGATGTATTATAAGAAGAAACCCTTGCACAAACAGCCTCTCTTTTGGACAACCATTGCTGGTGCTGTTCTCTCCTTCATCCTAGGAGTAACCTGTTTTATTTTTATGATTGGCCTAAGCGCAGCAAATTTTGATAATTGGGATACAGGTAGTGACGGATACATTGATGAGACTGTGGAATACACGGAGTATCAAGTTGGTGACTCAGTTGATTTTTCTGATGGTCTTCATGTGACCGTAACGTCTATGGGCAAAGACGATAGCATAGAACTAGTAGATAGCTACTACAGCACAGCTTATGTTGTTGAAATGGAAGTTGAAAATTCGACCGCAGAAGAACTCTATTTTGATGAATACTATTTCAGTCTCATGGACCCCGTTAGTCAGATTCCGTTTTCTCTGGATTTACGGACCTACGATGTGAATCTAGTTGAAAAGTTGAAGCCAGGAGAGAAAGTACAAGTAAAACTTATCTACGGTATAGATGATGAAACAAACTTTGGTTTTACCTACGAAGATGCCATGTGGACGGAATTAGTCGCAGAAGGTATCTAA
- the gdhA gene encoding NADP-specific glutamate dehydrogenase → MSNAKAYIQASFEAVKARNPHETEFLQAVEELFSTLEPVFEAHPEYIEENILARIVEPERIISFRVPWTDKDGNVQVNRGYRVQFNSAVGPYKGGLRFHPTVNQSILKFLGFEQIFKNVLTGLPIGGGKGGSDFDPKGKTDAEIMRFCQSFMTELQKHIGPSLDVPAGDIGVGGREIGYMYGQYKRLRQFDAGVLTGKPLGFGGSLIRPEATGYGLVYLTDNMLAANGKSFKDQTVLISGSGNVAQYAVQKATELGAKVISVSDSNGYIIDETGIDFDLLVDIKEKRRARLTEYAAEKATAKYFEGSVWNYDGKADIALPCATQNEINGEQAAALVKNGVYCVAEGANMPSDLDAIKVYKENGVLYGLAKAANAGGVAVSALEMSQNSLRLSWTREEVDGRLKDIMANIFNTAKETAEKYDLGTDYLAGANIAAFEQIADSMIAQGLV, encoded by the coding sequence ATGTCAAATGCCAAAGCTTACATCCAAGCTTCTTTTGAAGCAGTCAAAGCCCGCAACCCACATGAAACAGAATTCCTTCAAGCTGTAGAAGAGCTCTTCTCTACACTTGAGCCTGTTTTTGAAGCACACCCAGAATACATCGAAGAAAACATCTTGGCCCGTATCGTTGAGCCTGAGCGTATCATCAGCTTCCGTGTTCCATGGACAGATAAAGATGGAAATGTTCAAGTCAACCGCGGCTACCGTGTTCAGTTCAACTCAGCTGTAGGTCCTTACAAAGGCGGTCTTCGCTTCCACCCAACTGTAAACCAATCCATCTTGAAGTTCCTCGGTTTTGAGCAAATCTTCAAAAACGTCTTGACTGGTCTTCCAATCGGCGGTGGTAAAGGTGGTTCAGACTTTGATCCTAAAGGAAAAACTGATGCTGAAATCATGCGCTTCTGCCAAAGCTTCATGACTGAATTGCAAAAACACATCGGACCTTCACTTGACGTCCCTGCAGGTGACATCGGTGTCGGTGGTCGTGAGATTGGTTACATGTACGGTCAATACAAACGCCTACGCCAGTTTGATGCAGGTGTCTTGACTGGTAAACCTCTTGGCTTCGGCGGTTCATTAATCCGCCCAGAAGCAACTGGTTACGGTTTGGTTTACCTCACTGATAACATGTTGGCAGCAAACGGTAAGTCCTTCAAAGACCAAACAGTCCTTATCTCAGGTTCTGGTAACGTTGCCCAATATGCTGTTCAAAAAGCGACTGAACTCGGTGCAAAAGTCATCTCTGTGTCAGACTCAAATGGTTACATCATTGACGAAACTGGTATCGACTTTGACCTCTTGGTGGACATCAAAGAAAAACGCCGCGCTCGTTTGACAGAATACGCTGCAGAAAAAGCAACTGCTAAGTACTTCGAAGGTTCTGTATGGAACTACGATGGCAAGGCTGACATTGCCCTTCCATGTGCGACTCAAAACGAAATCAACGGCGAGCAAGCTGCTGCCCTTGTGAAAAATGGCGTTTACTGTGTGGCTGAAGGTGCCAACATGCCATCTGACCTTGATGCTATCAAAGTTTACAAAGAAAATGGCGTTCTTTACGGCCTTGCAAAAGCAGCCAATGCTGGTGGTGTAGCCGTATCTGCCCTTGAAATGAGCCAAAACAGCCTTCGTCTTTCATGGACTCGTGAAGAAGTAGATGGCCGTCTTAAAGACATCATGGCCAACATCTTCAACACAGCCAAAGAAACTGCTGAAAAATACGACCTTGGTACAGACTACCTTGCAGGTGCTAACATCGCAGCCTTTGAACAAATTGCGGATAGCATGATTGCCCAAGGTTTAGTATAA
- a CDS encoding LPXTG cell wall anchor domain-containing protein codes for MKKKSVAIPVTLATGVLAVGTVGFQANQVSADTIVPTVSEEQAAPVKVVSEQGLASAQAAVTEAEQVAQAASNTATAKEQVAANAVQGVVEATDNLAKAEELVAKATEAEIEKTQTTIEELKETAASQETAQTLAEKELAEAKKAEKVPAEKVAQAQTAYEKANSTLSAAQATATAATNQVAEAQAALATAEANVATTTNQVATAEQAVQAAQAALQTAEQADKETAQQLALAKENLAQAKQAQAAAEADLAKKVAAVTTAESSVKEAQAAVAAAEAYLASLVSDGTELTPLEFFGAEVEEPSEGNAMVGVSGTFYEPDQAAILARINEIRKEAFDEGLVDRYVPLKWSTILEYTTQIRAAEAEYTLGHIRWTDKSVFTVDTDNPEIVAVRSENLAWNFGRSGDAMLTAIEQFYAEKEDFVNQTPDAVVGHYVSLINPNYTHTALSAFLSAGNDGWTGVAQHFTVGDTSEEAVGLYGDAVQILEAKEDYLFDYELLTPEIISDVNQNIVLNVSAVFAPYDDYARVVSVYSGLTWESADENIAVVSESGVLTGISEGETSVYVTFPNGKKETVKVKIVDIQKARDAVEQAKANLAKQEAELAKAKTARQAAQTSVETAKATVANRQTTYNQLLSVESKVTKAQAELDKAQATLTDAKEKAAAAKQDLTTAEQTLANKEQAASVAKQDLSVAQAAQTTAKNALSEAQASLSALQEVTATKEAALKLAEANLAKTVADLKAAEAYLASLLNAQENYRLAQQLLEEAKVAAAEALAQRDAALEAKQAAQTDFETALSKYKSMRLAYEAQLALQKAAEAKELKQAPVATPKPLSKPEVSQTSSKVTATQTKTLPATGSVESMLGLTGLALLGTLALANQRRRRN; via the coding sequence ATGAAAAAGAAATCTGTTGCTATTCCAGTAACGCTTGCTACAGGTGTTTTAGCTGTTGGGACAGTTGGTTTTCAAGCAAACCAAGTCAGTGCCGATACTATTGTTCCTACTGTCTCAGAAGAACAAGCTGCACCAGTAAAGGTTGTTAGTGAGCAAGGGCTTGCAAGTGCACAGGCAGCTGTGACAGAGGCTGAGCAAGTTGCCCAAGCTGCTTCAAATACTGCTACGGCTAAGGAACAAGTTGCTGCTAACGCTGTTCAAGGCGTTGTGGAGGCGACTGATAATCTAGCAAAAGCTGAAGAGCTTGTAGCGAAGGCTACGGAGGCAGAAATCGAAAAGACTCAGACTACTATAGAAGAGTTAAAAGAAACAGCTGCCAGTCAAGAAACAGCTCAAACTCTTGCTGAAAAGGAACTGGCTGAGGCTAAGAAGGCTGAAAAGGTTCCAGCTGAGAAGGTGGCTCAAGCACAAACAGCCTATGAAAAAGCTAATTCTACATTATCTGCCGCACAAGCTACGGCTACTGCAGCAACTAACCAAGTTGCCGAAGCCCAAGCCGCTCTTGCAACAGCAGAGGCAAATGTAGCGACAACTACCAACCAAGTTGCAACTGCTGAGCAAGCAGTTCAGGCAGCCCAAGCCGCTTTACAAACGGCTGAACAAGCTGATAAGGAAACAGCTCAACAATTGGCGCTAGCCAAGGAGAACTTAGCTCAAGCCAAACAAGCACAGGCTGCTGCTGAGGCTGATTTGGCTAAAAAAGTAGCTGCGGTGACTACGGCTGAATCAAGTGTTAAAGAAGCTCAAGCGGCAGTTGCAGCAGCAGAAGCATATCTAGCTAGTTTGGTTTCAGATGGAACAGAATTGACTCCGCTAGAATTCTTCGGAGCAGAGGTTGAAGAGCCGTCTGAAGGAAATGCTATGGTGGGTGTGTCAGGCACCTTCTACGAACCTGATCAAGCAGCTATCTTAGCTAGAATTAATGAAATTCGTAAGGAAGCTTTTGATGAAGGCCTTGTAGATCGTTATGTACCTCTTAAGTGGTCAACTATTTTAGAGTATACAACTCAAATTCGTGCTGCAGAGGCAGAGTATACCTTGGGGCACATTCGTTGGACAGATAAGAGCGTCTTTACTGTAGACACTGATAATCCTGAAATTGTAGCCGTACGTTCTGAGAATTTGGCTTGGAATTTTGGTCGATCAGGTGATGCAATGTTGACGGCTATTGAGCAGTTCTACGCAGAAAAAGAAGATTTTGTGAACCAGACTCCGGATGCGGTAGTAGGTCACTATGTATCACTAATCAATCCGAATTACACCCATACAGCCCTATCAGCTTTCTTGTCAGCTGGCAATGATGGGTGGACAGGTGTGGCACAACACTTTACTGTAGGGGATACCTCAGAAGAAGCGGTTGGTTTATACGGTGATGCCGTACAGATTTTAGAAGCCAAAGAAGATTATTTATTTGATTACGAATTGCTAACGCCTGAAATAATATCAGATGTCAATCAGAATATAGTGCTGAATGTTTCAGCAGTTTTTGCCCCTTACGATGACTATGCCCGTGTCGTATCTGTTTATTCAGGACTAACTTGGGAATCTGCTGACGAGAACATTGCTGTAGTTTCAGAATCAGGCGTGCTTACAGGTATCTCAGAAGGCGAAACAAGCGTGTATGTAACCTTCCCAAATGGTAAGAAAGAAACGGTCAAAGTCAAAATAGTTGATATTCAAAAAGCACGCGATGCAGTTGAGCAAGCTAAAGCGAATTTAGCGAAGCAGGAGGCCGAACTTGCGAAAGCTAAGACAGCACGTCAAGCGGCACAGACAAGTGTAGAGACTGCGAAAGCTACCGTTGCAAATCGTCAAACAACTTATAACCAATTATTATCTGTTGAGTCTAAAGTAACGAAAGCTCAAGCAGAACTTGATAAGGCTCAAGCTACTCTTACGGATGCAAAAGAAAAAGCAGCCGCTGCAAAACAAGACTTAACTACTGCTGAGCAGACACTTGCTAATAAAGAACAAGCGGCAAGTGTTGCAAAACAAGATTTATCAGTCGCTCAAGCAGCACAGACGACTGCAAAAAATGCTTTATCAGAAGCACAGGCAAGTCTATCCGCTTTACAGGAAGTAACTGCAACGAAAGAAGCAGCTTTGAAACTTGCAGAGGCTAACCTTGCCAAGACAGTCGCAGATTTGAAAGCAGCAGAAGCTTATCTTGCAAGCTTACTCAATGCACAAGAGAACTATCGTCTAGCTCAGCAGTTGCTTGAGGAAGCGAAAGTAGCGGCAGCAGAAGCTCTTGCACAACGTGATGCAGCCTTGGAAGCCAAACAAGCAGCGCAGACAGATTTTGAAACTGCTCTATCAAAATATAAGAGCATGAGACTTGCTTATGAAGCACAGTTAGCATTGCAAAAAGCGGCTGAAGCTAAAGAATTGAAGCAGGCTCCTGTAGCGACTCCTAAACCATTGTCAAAACCAGAAGTTTCTCAAACAAGTAGCAAGGTAACTGCAACTCAAACTAAGACTCTACCTGCAACCGGTTCTGTTGAGTCAATGTTAGGACTGACAGGTTTGGCATTGCTAGGAACCTTAGCTCTTGCTAACCAGCGTAGACGTAGAAATTAA
- a CDS encoding dihydroorotate oxidase, with the protein MVSTATTLGGFTFGNCLMNAAGVWCMTKEELDAVKNSKAGTFVTKTATLDYRAGNPEPRYQNVPLGSINSMGLPNQGLAYYLDYLLELQETEPERTFVLSVVGMSPDETHEILRTVEASDFKGLTELNLSCPNVPGKPQIAYDFETTETILREVFTYFTKPLGIKLPPYFDIVHFDQAAAIFNQFPLKFVNCVNSIGNGLYIKDESVVIKPKNGFGGIGGEYIKPTALANVHAFYQRLKPEIQIVGTGGVLTGRDAFEHILCGASMVQVGTTLQKEGVAAFERITAELQAIMAEKGYETIEDFRGKLQHLDD; encoded by the coding sequence ATGGTTTCAACAGCAACGACACTCGGTGGATTTACCTTTGGTAATTGTTTGATGAATGCGGCAGGGGTTTGGTGCATGACCAAGGAAGAATTGGATGCGGTTAAGAACTCGAAGGCGGGTACTTTTGTGACAAAAACAGCAACCTTGGACTACCGCGCGGGTAATCCAGAACCACGTTATCAGAATGTTCCGCTTGGTTCTATCAATTCGATGGGCTTGCCAAATCAGGGCTTGGCTTACTATTTGGATTATCTACTAGAATTGCAGGAAACGGAGCCAGAACGCACATTTGTTTTATCTGTAGTTGGAATGTCGCCTGATGAGACTCATGAGATTTTGAGAACTGTAGAAGCCAGTGATTTTAAGGGGCTGACAGAGTTAAATCTTTCTTGTCCCAATGTCCCTGGAAAACCGCAGATTGCCTATGATTTTGAAACGACAGAAACCATCTTGCGGGAGGTCTTCACTTACTTTACCAAACCACTCGGTATTAAGTTGCCACCTTATTTCGATATTGTGCATTTTGACCAAGCAGCAGCGATTTTCAACCAGTTTCCTTTGAAGTTTGTCAACTGTGTCAATTCGATTGGAAATGGTCTCTATATCAAGGATGAGTCAGTTGTCATCAAGCCTAAAAATGGTTTTGGTGGTATCGGTGGAGAGTATATCAAGCCGACTGCTCTTGCCAATGTCCACGCTTTTTACCAGCGCTTGAAACCGGAGATTCAGATTGTTGGGACTGGTGGCGTCTTGACAGGTCGGGATGCCTTCGAACACATTCTCTGTGGAGCCAGCATGGTTCAAGTTGGAACAACCCTGCAAAAGGAAGGTGTGGCAGCCTTTGAACGCATTACGGCTGAATTGCAGGCCATCATGGCTGAAAAAGGCTATGAAACGATTGAAGATTTTCGTGGCAAGCTACAGCACTTAGATGATTAA